A region of Pseudarthrobacter sp. NIBRBAC000502770 DNA encodes the following proteins:
- a CDS encoding PIN-like domain-containing protein — translation MRDKFRGFYRPSAEELQGLWNTATIVFDANVLLDFHRYEATTSATYLELASAFQERLWLPFQAAHEYHENRLAVRSETNATHKEQINHIERLVNAISQSPRKSHLTAGDKHKALLAAAKDLLDELREESAKLADRNGPSAEDAVLEKITELYEGKVGDEPSPDDLEKLYKEGAVRFAQEIPPGYKDQAKEGTRKYGDFVFWRQVLDYAKEHELDIILVTEDAKEDWWVSAQGKQIMPRPELIKEFREHSRGRSIHIYNGLSFFNYAASHVQSVASHERILSAREELEDVAQQRAETQNEANSSYAEWLSPAAYNLTRDPQARVSLPFEAAIRASSERLQALHAEIRALEAEVVRQRNHMIARDEAGTEPDDPMTSELRQRLAETRARLNVLYDQAGLSEIQQHIRQYALRPVFDRYEDN, via the coding sequence ATGCGGGACAAATTCAGAGGCTTCTACAGGCCATCAGCCGAGGAGCTGCAGGGTCTCTGGAACACAGCCACCATAGTCTTTGATGCAAATGTCCTGTTGGACTTCCATAGATATGAGGCAACCACCTCTGCCACATACTTAGAGCTGGCTTCCGCCTTTCAAGAGCGACTGTGGCTACCGTTCCAAGCGGCCCACGAATACCACGAGAACCGCTTAGCTGTTCGGTCCGAAACCAACGCAACTCATAAAGAGCAGATCAATCACATTGAAAGACTCGTCAACGCGATTAGCCAGTCGCCCCGGAAGTCACACCTTACTGCCGGCGACAAGCACAAGGCACTCCTGGCTGCAGCTAAAGATCTTCTTGATGAGCTCCGAGAAGAAAGCGCAAAGCTAGCCGACCGCAACGGACCGTCCGCCGAAGACGCAGTTCTAGAGAAAATCACAGAACTGTATGAGGGAAAGGTTGGAGACGAGCCGTCGCCGGATGACCTGGAGAAGCTTTATAAAGAGGGAGCCGTCCGTTTTGCCCAAGAGATTCCGCCCGGGTACAAAGACCAAGCCAAAGAGGGCACCCGTAAGTACGGTGACTTCGTTTTCTGGCGGCAGGTTTTGGATTACGCCAAGGAGCATGAGCTAGACATAATTCTCGTGACTGAGGACGCCAAAGAGGACTGGTGGGTTTCCGCTCAAGGCAAACAAATTATGCCCCGGCCTGAACTGATCAAAGAGTTTCGAGAACATTCACGCGGTAGGTCCATCCACATCTACAACGGCCTGTCCTTCTTCAACTACGCAGCAAGTCATGTCCAGTCCGTCGCCAGCCACGAAAGAATCCTATCCGCGAGGGAGGAGCTAGAGGACGTCGCGCAGCAACGCGCTGAGACACAGAACGAGGCGAATTCCAGCTACGCAGAGTGGCTATCCCCGGCGGCGTACAACCTGACGCGCGATCCGCAAGCCCGTGTTTCCCTTCCTTTTGAGGCCGCCATCCGGGCCTCCTCAGAAAGGTTACAAGCGCTGCACGCGGAGATTCGTGCACTTGAAGCCGAAGTCGTCAGACAGCGCAATCACATGATTGCTCGGGATGAAGCCGGAACTGAACCGGACGACCCGATGACAAGCGAATTGCGGCAGCGACTAGCAGAGACACGGGCTCGTCTAAATGTGCTCTACGACCAAGCGGGGTTATCAGAGATTCAGCAGCATATCCGACAGTATGCGCTGCGACCGGTCTTTGACCGGTATGAGGACAACTGA
- a CDS encoding aldehyde dehydrogenase family protein, with the protein MAVLGILPPETQAAMSRVLIKSSTRNTGRTCYISTRILAPASRYDEVVDMVTASIAAGKQGDPWIRTRCLAPAPPKRSTGRFCAVGFPHMQPALADAGDEVDPLDGVERPPPLPSCGRQR; encoded by the coding sequence ATGGCCGTTCTTGGCATACTCCCTCCGGAGACCCAGGCCGCCATGTCGCGGGTGCTGATCAAGTCTTCCACGCGGAACACCGGGCGGACCTGCTACATCTCCACCCGCATCCTGGCCCCGGCCAGCCGATACGACGAAGTGGTGGACATGGTCACGGCCAGCATAGCCGCCGGGAAGCAAGGCGACCCCTGGATCCGGACACGGTGTTTGGCCCCTGCGCCACCGAAGCGCAGTACCGGAAGGTTCTGTGCCGTCGGCTTTCCCCACATGCAGCCTGCGCTTGCTGACGCAGGCGATGAGGTAGATCCCCTGGACGGAGTTGAGCGCCCTCCGCCATTGCCCAGTTGCGGTCGTCAGCGATGA
- a CDS encoding competence protein CoiA family protein: MAILDGARVDASEYSAAAWAALKESEDAKRVVMPLCGIRAIAKSRGETFFFAHYRTSECKVDHGGESPQHIAMKTALRDRINAIDGWHALVEYPHPSREWIIDVLAESDDKRRRIAFEVQLSSQTPERYQQRSQRYFNDRVFPMWIIPRRLEYNRTHIPAVVTGFGKSSAVPEDPTDLMTLDIRCDFREEDTLGDLVDNLLRRGHRWAYGSPDDQAARHKREEEYEARLREEERLRQEALNARIEEMNNNSASPEAAFGVHTVFTEDGPFVWATLTQCWSCEHPMLLWNADSARAGVQYSSPPALEIRREVGAKRYENHPDVHKVLNKWMRETRADVEKAKIQVRRSKMKGADYSAFVCPQCDALIGQMFISCLRTEKWSLVSAPLLKKKGVAARPAAGEAGHFDPRRGKPRKQRLAAVPLEPRIHPPRPTVPEELQTDRKKTWEELHSPDGIAEARRRFMGTSSPYRGN, encoded by the coding sequence GTGGCAATTCTTGACGGTGCGCGAGTCGATGCTTCCGAGTATTCGGCCGCGGCCTGGGCGGCATTGAAAGAGTCGGAGGATGCGAAACGGGTAGTGATGCCACTGTGCGGCATCAGAGCCATCGCCAAGTCGCGAGGTGAAACCTTTTTCTTCGCCCACTACCGGACCTCCGAGTGCAAGGTGGACCACGGCGGCGAGTCCCCGCAGCACATCGCCATGAAGACGGCACTTCGGGACCGCATCAACGCGATCGACGGGTGGCATGCGCTGGTCGAGTATCCGCACCCGTCGAGGGAATGGATCATCGATGTCCTGGCCGAGTCCGACGACAAGCGGCGTCGCATTGCCTTCGAGGTGCAGCTCTCCTCCCAGACCCCCGAGAGATACCAGCAGCGGAGCCAGCGGTATTTCAACGATCGCGTGTTCCCGATGTGGATCATCCCTCGTCGACTCGAATACAACCGAACCCACATTCCAGCCGTCGTTACCGGCTTCGGGAAGAGCTCAGCCGTCCCGGAGGACCCCACCGACCTGATGACCCTCGACATCCGCTGCGACTTCCGGGAGGAAGACACCCTCGGCGACCTGGTCGACAATCTGCTCCGTCGTGGTCACCGATGGGCCTATGGAAGCCCGGATGACCAGGCGGCCCGGCACAAGCGTGAGGAAGAGTACGAGGCCCGTCTGCGGGAAGAGGAGCGGCTACGGCAGGAGGCCCTGAATGCGCGTATCGAGGAGATGAACAACAACAGCGCCTCGCCCGAGGCGGCATTCGGAGTCCACACTGTTTTCACGGAAGATGGTCCGTTCGTCTGGGCAACCCTCACTCAATGCTGGAGCTGCGAGCACCCGATGTTGCTCTGGAACGCGGACTCAGCCAGGGCCGGTGTGCAGTATTCCTCTCCCCCTGCCTTGGAGATTCGGCGAGAAGTCGGCGCAAAGCGCTACGAGAACCATCCGGACGTCCATAAGGTCCTCAACAAGTGGATGCGCGAGACCCGGGCTGACGTGGAGAAGGCCAAGATCCAAGTCCGGCGCAGCAAGATGAAGGGCGCTGACTACAGTGCCTTCGTCTGTCCGCAATGCGATGCGCTGATCGGCCAGATGTTCATCTCATGCCTACGAACGGAAAAGTGGTCGCTCGTCAGCGCCCCACTCCTGAAGAAGAAGGGCGTGGCGGCGCGGCCGGCCGCGGGCGAGGCTGGCCACTTCGACCCCAGGCGAGGAAAGCCGCGAAAGCAACGTCTGGCCGCCGTCCCGCTTGAACCGCGCATCCACCCGCCGCGTCCTACAGTGCCGGAAGAACTGCAAACAGACCGCAAGAAGACCTGGGAGGAGCTCCACTCCCCCGACGGCATCGCCGAAGCGAGGCGCAGGTTCATGGGGACGAGCAGCCCGTACCGCGGGAACTGA
- a CDS encoding STAS/SEC14 domain-containing protein, whose translation MSAHVEVAGGKAILTLRPDGILQLVWAPGAYVDEDDAVSAVTMMNQVSPDHDRPLLVDMRNIGNTSTRARDVFVRPHAVSRVALLGESPVDEVIASFFTGVRQPQRPTRYFTSEAKALSWLSGG comes from the coding sequence ATGAGCGCCCACGTCGAAGTCGCCGGTGGCAAGGCGATTCTGACCCTTCGCCCGGACGGGATCCTGCAGCTCGTCTGGGCACCGGGCGCGTACGTTGATGAGGACGACGCCGTCTCAGCCGTCACCATGATGAACCAGGTCAGCCCGGACCATGACCGGCCGCTGCTGGTCGATATGCGGAACATTGGGAACACCTCGACGCGGGCCAGGGATGTTTTCGTGCGTCCGCATGCGGTTTCACGGGTGGCTCTGCTCGGCGAATCCCCTGTGGACGAGGTGATCGCCAGCTTCTTCACGGGCGTCCGCCAGCCCCAACGCCCCACCCGATACTTCACGTCTGAGGCCAAAGCGCTGAGCTGGCTGTCCGGCGGCTGA
- a CDS encoding HAMP domain-containing sensor histidine kinase, whose amino-acid sequence MLVTILTRILNPELAWSGPFLYSLGIHLFLLAACALVPWRRVPERAVLIIPLLDCLAIGITREAADQYLAVLGFLLVFPVVWLAADRRRSGVLLAILFTVLSAVLPPVILGTGFDGPDFIRIVLLPVIVGAIALTAYAIANALSLQRRQLEAQACEVRDLLAASEERERLIGTVMDTVSVGVCALDAQGGIVLMNHQLSSRVGRTITGTPTPDDHADCPVYGADRKHPLPMERHPAFRAARGESFTDELIWAGEGTDQKAYSATCRLIEGAGGQRSGAVLAFTDVTALVEALSAKDQFVANVSHELRTPLTSIVGYLDLGLAEEGVDPEMEFFLTVARRNAERLLHLVGDLLTIASDGMTIEPRDADLTDVVRHSVQAAEPKAKAGGITLNLISDGSAPGHFDPARITQAVDNLISNAIKYTPRGGAVTVQVSNDGHELRCEVTDTGVGMSEEELDQAFTRFFRAANAHSSTIPGAGLGLAITRSIIQNHRGTISLSSSPGTGTSAAVSLPAAGAKPPSLVVV is encoded by the coding sequence ATGCTGGTGACGATCCTGACGAGGATCCTGAATCCTGAACTGGCCTGGTCGGGGCCATTTCTGTACAGCCTTGGAATCCATCTCTTCCTTCTTGCCGCCTGCGCCCTGGTGCCCTGGCGGCGCGTGCCCGAACGGGCGGTGCTCATCATCCCGTTGCTGGACTGCCTGGCCATCGGAATCACCCGCGAGGCCGCAGACCAGTACCTCGCAGTTCTGGGATTTCTGCTGGTCTTCCCGGTGGTGTGGCTGGCCGCAGACCGGCGCCGCAGCGGTGTCCTGCTGGCGATCCTCTTCACGGTCCTTAGCGCGGTCCTTCCGCCGGTCATCCTGGGCACAGGCTTTGACGGACCAGACTTCATCCGGATCGTGCTCCTGCCCGTTATTGTCGGAGCGATCGCGCTCACGGCCTATGCGATCGCCAACGCCCTCTCCCTGCAGCGGCGCCAGCTGGAGGCGCAGGCCTGTGAGGTTCGGGACCTGCTGGCCGCCAGCGAGGAGCGTGAGCGTCTCATCGGCACTGTCATGGATACCGTCAGCGTTGGCGTCTGTGCCCTCGACGCCCAGGGCGGCATCGTCCTGATGAACCACCAGCTCAGCAGCCGCGTGGGTAGGACCATCACGGGCACACCCACGCCCGATGACCACGCCGACTGCCCTGTCTACGGCGCCGACCGGAAGCATCCCCTTCCCATGGAGCGGCATCCTGCGTTCCGCGCCGCCAGGGGTGAGTCGTTCACGGATGAACTGATCTGGGCCGGCGAGGGAACCGACCAGAAGGCGTACTCCGCGACATGCCGGCTGATCGAGGGCGCCGGCGGCCAGCGCTCCGGGGCGGTCCTTGCCTTTACTGACGTCACGGCGCTGGTCGAAGCACTCTCGGCCAAGGACCAGTTCGTCGCGAACGTCTCGCACGAGTTGCGGACCCCGCTGACCTCCATTGTTGGCTACCTGGACCTGGGCTTGGCGGAAGAGGGCGTCGATCCGGAGATGGAGTTCTTCCTGACCGTGGCAAGGCGCAACGCCGAACGACTCCTGCACCTGGTCGGTGACCTGCTCACCATCGCCTCCGACGGTATGACCATTGAACCCCGTGACGCTGACCTGACCGACGTCGTCCGGCACAGCGTCCAGGCGGCCGAACCCAAGGCGAAGGCTGGCGGCATCACCTTGAACCTGATCAGCGATGGATCCGCCCCCGGCCACTTCGACCCTGCCCGCATCACCCAGGCAGTCGACAACCTGATCTCCAACGCCATCAAATACACGCCGCGCGGGGGCGCCGTCACCGTCCAGGTCAGCAACGATGGTCACGAACTCCGTTGCGAGGTCACCGACACCGGCGTCGGCATGAGCGAAGAGGAACTAGACCAGGCGTTCACCCGCTTCTTCCGTGCCGCGAACGCCCACTCCTCCACCATTCCCGGCGCCGGCCTGGGGCTGGCCATCACCCGATCGATCATTCAAAACCACCGGGGAACGATCAGCCTCTCCAGCAGCCCGGGAACCGGCACGAGCGCGGCCGTGAGCCTGCCGGCCGCCGGCGCGAAACCCCCGTCACTGGTGGTCGTCTAA
- a CDS encoding phosphodiester glycosidase family protein has product MITPNHRHRRAVITALAVSLPFAFLTPAGPSSAAPTAPAPDQQAAASAAAHLDLGAADQPETRNVTTLAPGLTRTTITRGTPNQDFFWTAEVAVPSTSPDPDAPASALSIQAQAQKVADKLNAAGVTARVEHVQSPQLADAGGDLGYRVRVGQFGTKADGAATVDQIKAAGYKASVIYTGWDGDAGTSEDDRGPWNLQVLTIDPKEFKGDLTSSFGPNLEDRETTSQLSAAAGALAAVNGGFFTMDPAAGAPGDPAGAAVHDGKVLSEPVGDRPSLVLDKNGTSIQRLHWHGAVSAPGAAELPLDGIDRVPGLIRNCGGTNDTPTNLPLHDFTCTDADEIVAFTPEFGPTTPAGPGLEVVLDAQGTVTAVNHTRGAAVPAGGQTVQAIGAHVDTLAALAVPGKKLKVDTDLLTENGKTLTTTPTTDVVNGGPTLVQDGQLDVTAKRDGMVRTNDSNSFFYGWVHKRNPRTFAGVDAQGRTLLVTADGRQTTSLGLSLNEEAHVARSLGMVNAMNLDGGGSTTMVQGGQVMNSPSDATGERPVGDALLVLPSRKP; this is encoded by the coding sequence ATGATCACCCCCAATCATCGTCACCGCCGAGCGGTCATCACCGCACTGGCCGTGTCCCTCCCCTTCGCTTTCCTCACCCCGGCAGGCCCCTCCTCCGCAGCGCCCACGGCGCCCGCACCCGATCAGCAGGCTGCAGCGTCAGCGGCCGCCCATCTCGATCTCGGAGCGGCAGATCAGCCCGAGACGCGGAACGTGACCACCCTGGCCCCGGGACTGACCCGGACCACCATCACCCGCGGCACGCCCAACCAGGACTTCTTCTGGACCGCCGAAGTCGCCGTCCCGTCCACATCCCCGGACCCCGACGCCCCGGCCTCAGCGCTGTCCATCCAGGCGCAGGCCCAGAAGGTTGCCGACAAGCTCAATGCCGCTGGTGTCACTGCCCGTGTCGAGCACGTCCAGTCACCCCAGCTCGCCGACGCCGGCGGGGACCTCGGCTACCGGGTCCGGGTCGGCCAGTTCGGAACCAAGGCCGACGGCGCTGCCACGGTCGACCAGATCAAGGCCGCGGGCTACAAAGCGTCGGTGATCTACACCGGCTGGGACGGCGACGCCGGCACCAGTGAGGATGACCGCGGACCCTGGAACCTGCAGGTGCTCACGATTGATCCGAAGGAATTCAAGGGTGACCTCACCTCCTCGTTTGGACCCAATCTCGAAGACCGCGAAACCACAAGCCAGCTCTCCGCCGCTGCCGGGGCCTTGGCAGCCGTGAACGGCGGGTTCTTCACCATGGACCCCGCAGCAGGCGCCCCCGGCGACCCCGCCGGAGCAGCCGTCCACGACGGCAAGGTCCTCAGCGAGCCCGTGGGCGACCGGCCCTCCCTCGTCCTGGATAAGAACGGCACCTCGATCCAGCGGCTGCACTGGCACGGTGCCGTCTCTGCGCCGGGCGCGGCGGAACTTCCGCTGGACGGTATCGACCGGGTCCCCGGGCTGATCCGCAACTGCGGCGGCACCAATGACACCCCGACCAACCTTCCGCTGCACGACTTCACCTGCACGGACGCGGACGAGATCGTCGCCTTCACCCCGGAGTTCGGCCCCACCACCCCGGCCGGCCCAGGACTCGAGGTCGTCCTGGACGCCCAAGGGACGGTCACCGCCGTCAACCACACGCGCGGGGCCGCTGTGCCCGCCGGCGGGCAGACGGTGCAGGCGATCGGCGCCCACGTCGACACGCTCGCCGCCCTGGCCGTCCCGGGCAAGAAGCTCAAGGTCGACACCGATTTACTCACCGAGAACGGCAAGACCCTGACGACCACCCCGACGACGGACGTCGTCAACGGCGGCCCGACCCTGGTCCAGGACGGCCAGCTGGACGTCACGGCCAAGCGGGACGGCATGGTCCGGACCAACGACAGCAACAGCTTCTTCTACGGCTGGGTCCACAAGCGCAACCCCCGCACCTTCGCCGGAGTGGACGCCCAGGGCCGGACCCTGCTGGTCACCGCCGACGGCCGCCAAACCACCAGCCTTGGCCTGAGCCTGAACGAGGAAGCCCACGTGGCAAGGTCGCTCGGCATGGTCAATGCAATGAATCTGGACGGCGGCGGATCCACCACCATGGTCCAGGGCGGCCAGGTCATGAACTCCCCGTCTGACGCCACCGGCGAACGCCCCGTGGGAGACGCCCTTCTCGTACTCCCAAGCCGCAAGCCGTAA
- a CDS encoding glycerophosphodiester phosphodiesterase family protein — protein sequence MKYTKLLTAAAITAGLALGTSLPAHAADTNPNGTDNHFDLQAHRGGIGLTVESTLASFAKGIETGVSTLEMDLQITKDGREVITHDRKIDGRKCKDTAPVTPGDPSFPYVGKYIKDLTFDQVRSLDCGSQTLPQFPGQQASPGAKMPTLAEVFDLANRYRASQVKFNIETKVEAGAPEQTAPREQFVDVALREINKAHMAERVSIESFDWGSLRLVKERQPGIRTVALTNKDFLQAGQPGKSPWLGGIDADDFGGDLVDAAASLGFDAISPVHGTPQNGTVTDPGYVPYVTADMVTRAHAKGMQVIPWTVDDKPTMRKLMDDDVDGVITDYPDKLRDVLAERGLKLPKQYTLEPGMSAAK from the coding sequence ATGAAGTACACCAAGCTGCTGACCGCGGCCGCCATCACCGCCGGCCTTGCCTTGGGAACATCCCTTCCGGCCCATGCCGCGGACACCAACCCCAACGGCACCGACAACCACTTTGACCTGCAGGCACACCGCGGCGGCATCGGCCTGACCGTCGAATCGACTTTGGCGTCCTTCGCCAAGGGCATCGAGACCGGCGTGTCCACCTTGGAGATGGACCTGCAGATCACCAAGGACGGCCGCGAAGTCATCACCCACGACCGGAAGATCGATGGCCGGAAATGCAAGGACACCGCGCCTGTCACCCCGGGTGACCCGTCCTTCCCGTATGTGGGCAAGTACATCAAGGACCTCACCTTCGACCAGGTCCGCAGCCTGGACTGCGGCTCCCAGACGCTGCCCCAGTTCCCCGGCCAGCAGGCCTCCCCCGGAGCCAAGATGCCGACCCTGGCAGAGGTCTTCGACCTGGCCAACCGTTACCGGGCCAGCCAGGTCAAGTTCAACATCGAAACCAAGGTCGAGGCCGGCGCCCCGGAACAGACTGCCCCGCGCGAACAGTTCGTCGACGTCGCGCTGCGCGAAATCAACAAGGCCCACATGGCAGAGCGCGTCTCCATCGAAAGCTTCGACTGGGGCTCGCTGCGCCTGGTGAAGGAACGCCAGCCCGGCATCCGCACCGTGGCCCTCACCAACAAGGACTTCCTGCAGGCCGGCCAGCCGGGCAAGTCGCCATGGCTCGGAGGCATCGACGCGGATGACTTCGGCGGGGACCTCGTGGACGCCGCAGCCAGCCTCGGCTTCGACGCCATCTCCCCCGTCCACGGCACGCCCCAGAACGGCACCGTCACCGACCCAGGCTACGTCCCCTACGTCACTGCGGACATGGTGACCCGCGCCCACGCCAAGGGCATGCAGGTCATCCCCTGGACCGTCGATGACAAGCCGACCATGCGCAAGCTCATGGACGACGACGTCGACGGCGTCATCACCGACTACCCGGACAAGCTGCGCGACGTCCTGGCCGAGCGCGGCCTGAAACTGCCCAAGCAGTACACCCTGGAACCGGGCATGTCGGCAGCCAAGTAG
- a CDS encoding CsbD family protein gives MGLGDKIDNAAEKAGGKAKETAGAATGDESLRTEGQADQAKGDLKQAGEKVKDAFKD, from the coding sequence ATGGGACTGGGCGACAAGATTGACAACGCTGCCGAGAAGGCAGGCGGCAAGGCCAAGGAGACGGCCGGCGCCGCAACAGGCGACGAAAGCCTCCGGACGGAAGGCCAGGCCGACCAGGCCAAGGGCGATCTGAAACAGGCCGGCGAAAAGGTCAAGGACGCCTTCAAGGACTGA
- a CDS encoding amino acid ABC transporter permease yields the protein MSFIYDAPGPRTRRNVRIASVISALALVALVAAGLWQFGSHDQLNPQRWAPFTQWVVWQYLLTGLLGTLQSAGIVAVLGSVLGTLLALGRLSRRRPVRWVCIAYIEVARTVPVLLLIYLMLFGLPQLGINVPTLWKMVIPLTFVTAAVFAEIVRAGITSLPSGQAEAALSLGLKHSQTMRLVVLPQALRNVAPSLLTQFVSLLKDTTLGYIVAYTELLYRGQLLTSYINQLIPTYIVVTLIYLVVSGSLTALASRLQKRTTTKSSVLPLLPPPVPVLEHAHK from the coding sequence ATGAGTTTCATCTATGACGCACCGGGACCCCGCACACGCCGCAACGTCCGCATTGCCTCGGTGATCAGCGCGCTTGCGCTGGTCGCTCTTGTCGCCGCCGGATTGTGGCAGTTCGGCTCCCACGACCAGCTCAACCCCCAACGCTGGGCGCCCTTCACCCAATGGGTGGTCTGGCAGTACCTGCTCACCGGACTGCTCGGCACCCTTCAGTCGGCCGGCATCGTCGCCGTTCTTGGCTCCGTCCTCGGGACCCTTCTGGCACTGGGGCGGCTAAGCCGGCGCCGCCCGGTCCGCTGGGTCTGCATCGCCTACATAGAAGTCGCCCGGACGGTCCCGGTCCTGCTGCTCATCTACTTAATGCTGTTTGGACTTCCCCAACTCGGGATCAACGTGCCGACGTTGTGGAAGATGGTCATCCCGCTGACGTTCGTTACGGCTGCTGTCTTCGCCGAAATCGTCCGGGCAGGTATCACCAGCCTCCCTTCCGGGCAAGCCGAAGCAGCGTTGAGCCTAGGCCTGAAGCATTCCCAGACCATGCGTCTCGTTGTCCTGCCTCAAGCCCTGCGCAATGTTGCACCTTCGCTGCTGACACAGTTTGTCAGCCTGCTCAAAGACACCACACTGGGATACATCGTCGCCTACACCGAGCTGCTCTACCGCGGCCAACTGCTCACGTCGTACATCAACCAGCTGATCCCCACCTACATCGTTGTCACACTCATCTACCTGGTCGTCAGCGGCAGCCTCACCGCCCTCGCCTCACGCCTGCAGAAACGAACCACCACCAAGAGCTCGGTCCTCCCGCTCCTCCCGCCGCCCGTCCCCGTACTGGAACACGCCCACAAATGA
- a CDS encoding amino acid ABC transporter permease, protein MNIAIDNLEPLLQGLGLTLLMTLVAGIGSLILGVFVTVARISPVPSLRAAAFAYVQFFINVPLLALLILAVFALPAAGLILPVVPTVIIVLTVYEAAYVSEAVRSGVNTVSRGQIEAARALGLTLPQSLRWVIVPQAFRSVVQPLGNIMIALAMNTSLAAVVGVLDLTARINSINLVYAQPVLFYTTGGLVYMAIALVIGLVTGRIERKVAIIR, encoded by the coding sequence ATGAACATTGCAATCGACAATCTCGAGCCTCTCCTGCAGGGGCTGGGACTGACCCTCCTGATGACCCTGGTCGCCGGCATCGGCTCCCTGATCCTCGGAGTGTTCGTCACCGTGGCACGCATCAGCCCCGTGCCGTCCCTGCGGGCAGCAGCCTTTGCCTACGTGCAGTTCTTTATCAACGTTCCCCTCCTGGCGCTGTTGATCCTGGCAGTTTTTGCGCTACCTGCCGCCGGGCTGATCCTTCCGGTAGTACCGACCGTGATCATCGTCCTGACCGTTTATGAAGCCGCGTACGTCTCCGAAGCCGTGCGGAGCGGGGTCAACACCGTTTCGCGCGGCCAGATTGAAGCGGCCCGGGCGCTCGGGCTCACACTGCCCCAGTCCCTTCGCTGGGTGATCGTGCCCCAGGCGTTCCGTTCCGTCGTCCAGCCACTGGGCAACATCATGATCGCCCTGGCCATGAACACGTCCCTCGCGGCCGTCGTCGGGGTTCTGGACCTGACGGCCCGCATTAACAGCATCAACCTCGTCTACGCCCAGCCCGTCCTTTTCTACACCACCGGAGGCCTCGTCTACATGGCGATTGCCCTGGTCATTGGACTGGTTACCGGCCGGATCGAACGAAAGGTGGCGATCATCCGATGA
- a CDS encoding glutamate ABC transporter substrate-binding protein, which produces MFNNAVVRRRTAIAGALLTSAALALSACSSEPVNIPGAAGSMTSAANDSTISSAPVAGNDLIIPGSTMEKIKQRGKLIVATALDAPLVSQQDPSDPQKVNGLDADLAKMLAVYILGKPNVEWVPSASETREALLANGTVDVVFSTYTITTKRAEQVDFAGPYFMSGLAVAVKADNTTIKGIDDLNGKNVIVQTGTPSVSEVPAKQPGAKLMPFATTPEGVQALTQGRGDAYVQDYVLLASQSATNKDIKVVGAPFTAEPYGIGLKHNDSAFKTFVNNWLKTIETKGLWTQVWKNTLGSVGDSPAPTPPAIGSVPGS; this is translated from the coding sequence ATGTTCAACAATGCCGTTGTACGCCGGCGCACAGCCATCGCCGGGGCACTCCTCACCTCGGCGGCCCTTGCCCTGAGTGCCTGCTCCAGCGAACCGGTCAACATTCCCGGAGCGGCCGGTTCCATGACCTCCGCCGCCAACGATTCCACCATCAGCAGCGCGCCGGTGGCCGGAAATGATTTGATCATCCCCGGTTCCACCATGGAAAAGATCAAGCAGCGTGGCAAGCTCATTGTCGCCACCGCGCTGGACGCTCCGCTGGTTTCCCAGCAGGATCCCTCGGACCCACAGAAGGTCAACGGGCTCGACGCGGACCTTGCCAAGATGCTGGCCGTCTACATCCTGGGCAAGCCAAACGTGGAATGGGTGCCCTCGGCATCCGAAACCCGCGAAGCCCTGCTCGCCAATGGCACCGTTGACGTCGTCTTCTCCACGTACACGATCACCACCAAGCGTGCGGAGCAGGTTGACTTCGCCGGACCTTACTTCATGTCCGGGCTCGCTGTCGCCGTGAAGGCGGACAACACGACCATCAAGGGCATTGATGACCTCAACGGCAAGAACGTGATCGTGCAGACCGGAACACCGTCTGTCTCTGAGGTTCCCGCAAAGCAGCCCGGCGCAAAGCTCATGCCATTTGCCACAACCCCCGAGGGTGTCCAGGCGCTCACGCAGGGCCGTGGCGACGCCTACGTCCAGGACTACGTCCTGCTCGCCAGCCAGTCGGCAACGAACAAGGACATCAAGGTTGTCGGTGCCCCCTTCACCGCCGAGCCTTACGGCATCGGGCTGAAGCACAACGATTCCGCGTTCAAGACTTTCGTCAACAATTGGCTGAAGACGATCGAGACCAAGGGACTCTGGACCCAGGTCTGGAAGAACACGCTGGGCTCGGTCGGCGATTCACCGGCCCCGACACCGCCGGCCATCGGCTCCGTTCCCGGTTCCTGA